The Dermacentor variabilis isolate Ectoservices chromosome 4, ASM5094787v1, whole genome shotgun sequence genome contains the following window.
CCGAAAGCGAAGGCTTCCAAGCGCCGGCATGGCTCGCCATTACCTAGTCGCTTCAATCGTCGCCCTCGTGGCGTCGTCTTGCCAAGCCAACACTAACGTGCTGCGCGCCAGCTGTTTGTGGAACGAGTCCCAGGAAAAGGAGAGTTCCGTGCAGGTGGACTGCTCGCGAAAGGGCTTCACCATCGTTCCCGCGGGCAGCTACTGGCCGCCAAACATCTACAAGATGGATCTGAGCCACAACTTCATCAACCACCTCACAAACCTGGAACCGTCAAACGTCTCGGTGCTGGACCTGCACGACAATCGCATCGCCATCGTAGAGCCGGGTGTGTTTTCCGCTTTCCCGCAACTTCAGTTCTTGGACTTGAGCAAGAATTCGCTCGCAAGTCTTCACGCGGACGTCTTCGTAAACATGACGAACCTGCGAGCTTTGAACCTTAGCGGGAACAAACTAATGCACCCGCCTACTGAACTATTCAGGCCGTTGGTGTCCGTGGAGCAACTGAACCTGAACAATAACCCGCTGCGGTACCTGGAGATCGGGCTGTTCAAGCTGCCCAACCTTGAGCGTCTAGAACTGTCGAACATCGACGCTCACTCGCTACCTGACGGCATCTTTCACGCAACGCCGCGCCTCGTTTATTTGGACCTGTCCGGAAACTCGTTTGAGAAGGTGCCTTCCAGTGCTTTGCGAAGCGCTGGGGGTTTGAAAGTTCTAGTCATGTCGGACAATCCGGTAGGCACGCTTGGTTACAACTCCTTCTTCAAGCTGCAAAATATCGAAGAACTCTATGTGGAGAAAATGAAAGAGCTAGAGGCTGTCGAAGGCGACGCCTTCGTCTATCAGAAGAAAATGAGGTCTCTGTTCTTGGGAAACAACCCCAAGCTGAAGAGCATAGACCTCGACATATTTGGCGTGTTCTGGCGCGTCGAGCCGGCGGCCAACTGGACCCTGCGAGAATTTTATCTGCAGAACAACAACATCCAGTACCTGGACGAAGATATTGCACCGTGGAAAGAATTTGAGATCTTAGACCTCCAGGGAAACCCCTGGGCCTGTGACTGCAATAATGCTTGGATTCGAAGGTTGCCACTACAAAAGGAATTGACAGTCCAGCTGAGGTGAGTAAATAAGTGCGCACGATTAAGTAGAGCTGAAATTTCGTGCTGCATCAGGTGTGACGCCTACCTGACGTTGCTACGTAGACGTACAATTCCGAAGCTTAGTCTTCTATGCATAGTTACGTACAGTCAAGATGTACAGCGCAAATTCCCCTTTTTGGTGTTTGAACGAGAATAGTAAGGGAATTCAGGggttcagttttctttttgttaatcaCAACCGTTAGAAGAATCAGGGAATGAAGCCAGGAAAAGCATGCGGAGAATTCATTGTTaggtttaattgaaatgtagaaataatgagGACAAGAgaaacgaaagtggacgaaaagaaatCTTGCCGCAGGTAGGAGCCGAACCTAGATCCTCCGGATCAGTCGTGCAGTACTTTGCCAGTTTGGCTAACGCGGTGCCGTCCTCTCGTCTGCTTTCTCTGGTATTTGCGTATATTTATGTACAAGACTATATagctgagagtgttagccagtgccgctTGCGGCCATGGCAGTGGATGTGGGACATTCTTTTAACCGCAGGCGTCATGATTTGTTCTTTAAAGTGTAGTGCTAAACTGTAGTAACTTCCGCAGAAGTTACTTTATGGCGAGCTTGCAAAATGCAAGAAATGAAAATAGAAGGTCACGGAATTGCCTTATTGTATTAGACCCCTTTCGAGTAAAGGTGAATTCTTTCGGCATAGAGCTAGCGGCCTAGCGCCGAATTCTCCACTGTGCCCACATGTACAAACCTAAGAGCGAAGCAAAATATAGGCCGCAGCCCCTCGGAATGCGGCAAACCTTTTGGCGTTATCGGACGGCCACAATTTCCTGGTGGCTGCATGATATCCGCACCCTATACATAGCCACCACCTGAGCCtgtatcagtggcgtagcaagggGAAGGGGGGCGTAGCGCACTGGGCACGTGCATCCCCCCCCCCAGAGAACAATTTATGGATACGTCATTGGTCTCTCTGTATTGACTAGAAAAATATGTGCTGTCCTCAGTGAAGGAAAAACAAAAGCATAACGATGTGACTAATCGCCCATTGAAATTCGTTGTTTTTGGCGTCTTCGTAATCAGTCGCGCCTCTACAGCACACCTACGCGAACCCACCTCGACTCACTCCGGCTCAATCTCATACGGAGGAAGTCCTCTCACTCAAACTCAGTACCAAACACTTAATGAGTGAGTTAGCCGACCTATGCTCTGCGTAGTCAACGCTCCATCATGAGCGCACCATCGGATTCATCTCGGAGTAAAATAACATATCTTTTCCCGTTCTTCCTTCTTGTTGTTGGTGGCGTTGATGCTGCTGTCGTGTTGCCGTTAAATGTAAGAAACGTAAATAATTGACATATTTACCAGCGAACAAACTTGTACTTAAGCATCTTTTTCTTGtgtatttaatttcttttattagctacccaccccttatgtaatatccCCAATCCTGGGgtcctttaaggtaataaagtggaGTGAAGTGAAGCGAAGAAACACTAAAGAGGTGGGTACTGAAAGGCGAGAAATTGAAATTACCCTTATGACGTCCTCATCGCAGCAAGCCGAGCGCTGTTGTGTTAACTGGTTTGACTTTCTGCGCAGGTGCGGAAGCCCAACCAAGTACGAGCACGAGCCCATGCTAGAGGTGCCCGACGAAGTGTTTGCTTGCCCGAGCTTGCGTGTAGAGCGCGAACACAGCAGCACTTTCCGCACGGGGGTGCTGGTTGTGGGGGCGCTCAGTATAAGTGCCATCTTGTTGTCGGCCATCTTGCTGATCAAACGGAAAAACCTCTACCAGCGGTTCATCTCACGCAAGAACAGGAACGGTAGCGTGTACTACGTCAAGGCGCACACAAACCCCGTGGACGGATTCGATCCGAGCGTCTAGCGGCGGACACTTCTCGTGTTTGTACAGACTGTGTGTCGAGTTGACGACGCCGGCGTTGCGAAGGGCACCGGCCCTGGAAACAGATTCTGCGAATGCTGCTTACGACGACTGAAAGAGCCGCCGTGATCGGTGCGCGACGCAAGCCAGAGCTACCGCGGTACGGATGGGACTATACTTTGCGTGGTGTCACGGGCAACGCTTCCTTGCGAGTGGCGTAACTGTTGGAAGTTCTTAGTGTGACGAAAAGGTTACGCGTACATGGCACGGCATGACGTAAACTACTTTTTGAGAGATGTGTGACGTCTTCAACACAGCGTAAATGCTGCGTCATGTCGTGGTATCCTTGCAGCGTCTTGCCTAATTGAGCAGGAAAGACTATTCACCTTGTCCGCTTTCCCTACAGGAGATTCCTTCTATGTCTGAAGACTGACAAAATGGCGTGGTGTCGACGGTTTTGAACGATGGCGGTTTGGTGAGACGGTAAGGACCTTTGAACCATTTTACAGCGATCCAACCTGGTGTAGTGACTGTCATTCTTGCTACAGTGCTGTTTTCGTCCAGTTCATAATACGTGAATTGTCTCGATTAGCCACCGATGGCACAGTCCTCTAGGCGGGAACGAGACAACAGCGATTTGAAGTACACTTCCACGGTTTCCTTCAACCTTCGTGGCCTCGTAACGGTATCCTATCATGACGCAAATCACGACAAAGACCGATGTGATCGCGACAAGTACCGATGCAAAGTGAAGTCAAACTGCATCGGTATCTGGAGGCTTGCAGATGGCAAGCAAACAATCAAGCTACTAGTCCTTGCCGATCAACGGCGTTTCAATGAGATCCCACTGCTATCCGGCTTATAAATGAAGTCTTCGGAAACTTAGTGCGGCAGCGATCAGACAGGGAGATTCTCAAGGCTGGAATTTCTAGAATGAACAGTGGCTGCTACACGAAAGACTTTGCCTTTCCACACAGCATGTCAAGATATGATTTTACATCCCTGAATCCCTGCAAAGTGGtttgcaaatcaagctgacttgtcaCGCATGTCATGAGCCTTCTTTTGTTATTGCGCACATTCACCTGTTAGACTAGACACATGCTTGTCACTTGGCCTACCACTAGAGTATTCCTGCGCTTATGTATGATAGAGTTTAAGTAAGAGAACATAGTCAATTTCACGTGGCGCTGTGCAGCTGACTTGTTCTCGCACTATAAGAATAGCATGGCTGGTCAACAGTGTTGTCTCCTTCAACTAAATATATGTCATGCGTATAGCGGTGTAGAAGCCAGACATAAACGCGCACTTCTAGCCGCCGTAAACAGTACTTGTCTGTCAATGCGAAACCTAGGACGGAATTCAGTAGCAAGAAAATTGGAACAAAACAGAATGGCGGCGTATCTCTATGCGTAGAAGAGCTGATGTGGCTGTTTTCGTGGAAACGCGAAACGTATGCTTTACGC
Protein-coding sequences here:
- the LOC142578870 gene encoding uncharacterized protein LOC142578870 isoform X2; protein product: MARHYLVASIVALVASSCQANTNVLRASCLWNESQEKESSVQVDCSRKGFTIVPAGSYWPPNIYKMDLSHNFINHLTNLEPSNVSVLDLHDNRIAIVEPGVFSAFPQLQFLDLSKNSLASLHADVFVNMTNLRALNLSGNKLMHPPTELFRPLVSVEQLNLNNNPLRYLEIGLFKLPNLERLELSNIDAHSLPDGIFHATPRLVYLDLSGNSFEKVPSSALRSAGGLKVLVMSDNPVGTLGYNSFFKLQNIEELYVEKMKELEAVEGDAFVYQKKMRSLFLGNNPKLKSIDLDIFGVFWRVEPAANWTLREFYLQNNNIQYLDEDIAPWKEFEILDLQGNPWACDCNNAWIRRLPLQKELTVQLRCGSPTKYEHEPMLEVPDEVFACPSLRVEREHSSTFRTGVLVVGALSISAILLSAILLIKRKNLYQRFISRKNRNGSVYYVKAHTNPVDGFDPSV
- the LOC142578870 gene encoding uncharacterized protein LOC142578870 isoform X1, with the translated sequence MVVCRLLEQAPLQDSRSRKRRLPSAGMARHYLVASIVALVASSCQANTNVLRASCLWNESQEKESSVQVDCSRKGFTIVPAGSYWPPNIYKMDLSHNFINHLTNLEPSNVSVLDLHDNRIAIVEPGVFSAFPQLQFLDLSKNSLASLHADVFVNMTNLRALNLSGNKLMHPPTELFRPLVSVEQLNLNNNPLRYLEIGLFKLPNLERLELSNIDAHSLPDGIFHATPRLVYLDLSGNSFEKVPSSALRSAGGLKVLVMSDNPVGTLGYNSFFKLQNIEELYVEKMKELEAVEGDAFVYQKKMRSLFLGNNPKLKSIDLDIFGVFWRVEPAANWTLREFYLQNNNIQYLDEDIAPWKEFEILDLQGNPWACDCNNAWIRRLPLQKELTVQLRCGSPTKYEHEPMLEVPDEVFACPSLRVEREHSSTFRTGVLVVGALSISAILLSAILLIKRKNLYQRFISRKNRNGSVYYVKAHTNPVDGFDPSV